The Lycium barbarum isolate Lr01 chromosome 9, ASM1917538v2, whole genome shotgun sequence genome has a segment encoding these proteins:
- the LOC132610997 gene encoding potassium transporter 5-like, with protein sequence MSGNEQNQDIHQQQLKGKKLSCETLKRYDSLDLESSKVPEAKKALEWSVILNLAFQSIGVVYGDIGTSPLYVFSSIFPNGVKYDEDILGALSLILYTITLIPVIKYVFIVLQANDNGDGGTFALYSLICRYSKVGLIPSQQPEDKDVSTFKLDLPDRRTRRASKLKSKLESSNFVKFFMLFATMLGTSMVIGDGVLTPCISVLSAVGGLKEAAPSVLTEGRLVWIAVAILIFLFMFQRFGTEKVGYTFAPVLCVWFLFIAGIGIYNFAKYDPTVIRALNPKYIIDYFKRNKKNAWISLGGVVMCITGGEALFADVGHFSVRSIQISMCCVTYPALILAYLGQAAFLRKHSYDVSDTFYKSLPHSLYWPVFAVAVLAAIIASQALISGTFAIIQQSLALGCFPRVKIVHTSKKHHGQIYIPEINNLLMLACVIVTLAFRTTEKLSNAYGIAVVFVMTLTSCFLVLVMIMIWKTHILFVIVYVLIIGLFELLLLSSVLYKFTQGGYLPLAFAMFLMFIMYVWNYVYRKKYHFELEHKISPLKVKETVDKTNYHRLPGLAIFYSELVHGIPPIFKHYVENVPALHSVLVFVSVKSIPISKVPVEERFLFRKVKPCDLYVFRCVVRYGYNDVRNEEEPFERLLVERLKTFIRDDCIFSINAAKSNRVSSEQSNMELENDCDIQEDAMERDIEVVDRAYSLGVVHFVGEQDVIASNGSNIAKRFVIDCAFNFLKRNLRQSSKVFDIPHKRMLKVGMIYEL encoded by the exons ATGTCAGGCAATGAGCAAAATCAAGATATTCATCAGCAACAGCTCAAAGGAAAGAAACTTTCTTGCGAGACGTTAAAACGATATGACTCCTTAGACTTGGAATCCAGCAAGGTCCCCGAGGCCAAAAAG gcGTTAGAATGGTCAGTGATACTGAATTTGGCGTTTCAAAGCATAGGGGTAGTGTATGGAGATATTGGAACGTCACCATTGTACGTGTTTTCATCCATTTTCCCTAATGGTGTAAAATACGACGAAGATATACTTGGTGCACTCTCTCTTATCTTGTACACAATCACCTTGATTCCTGTCATCAAGTATGTCTTCATTGTTCTCCAAGCTAATGACAACGGAGATG GAGGTACATTTGCTTTATATTCATTGATATGTCGATATTCTAAGGTGGGATTAATTCCAAGTCAACAACCAGAAGACAAAGATGTGTCGACTTTTAAACTTGATTTGCCAGATAGACGCACACGTCGAGCTTCAAAGCTTAAGTCAAAGCTGGAAAGCAGCAATTTTGTAAAGTTCTTCATGCTATTTGCCACAATGCTTGGTACTTCCATGGTTATTGGGGATGGCGTCCTCACTCCTTGCATTTCAG TTTTGTCTGCTGTTGGAGGACTCAAAGAAGCAGCTCCCTCGGTCCTGACTGAAG GAAGACTTGTTTGGATAGCAGTAgccattttgatatttttgttcatGTTTCAAAGATTTGGAACTGAAAAGGTTGGCTACACTTTTGCACCTGTACTTTGTGTgtggttccttttcattgctggTATTGGCATCTACAACTTCGCGAAGTACGATCCAACTGTTATCAGGGCACTTAATCCTAAATACATCATAGACTACTTCAAGAGAAACAAAAAGAACGCTTGGATTTCTCTTGGCGGGGTCGTTATGTGCATAACCG GAGGTGAAGCACTATTTGCAGATGTTGGTCATTTTAGTGTTCGATCTATACAGATAAGTATGTGCTGTGTGACATATCCGGCTCTCATATTAGCATATCTAGGTCAGGCTGCCTTTTTAAGGAAGCACAGTTATGATGTTTCTGATACTTTCTACAAGTCCTTACCTC ATAGTTTATATTGGCCAGTATTTGCAGTGGCAGTGTTAGCGGCCATTATTGCAAGTCAAGCCTTAATTTCTGGGACGTTTGCTATAATCCAGCAATCCCTGGCATTAGGATGCTTTCCTCGTGTTAAAATTGTGCATACATCTAAAAAACATCATGGACAAATTTACATTCCTGAAATCAATAACCTTCTCATGTTGGCTTGTGTTATTGTCACTCTTGCATTCAGGACTACTGAAAAGCTTAGCAATGCTTATG GAATAGCGGTGGTATTTGTGATGACACTAACATCATGCTTCCTCGTTCTAGTTATGATCATGATATGGAAAACTCACATTCTTTTTGTAATCGTCTATGTTCTAATCATTGGTTTGTTTGAGCTTTTATTGCTAAGCTCAGTCCTGTACAAGTTCACTCAAGGGGGTTACCTTCCACTGGCGTTCGCAATGTTCCTAATGTTTATCATGTACGTATGGAACTATGTGTACCGAAAGAAGTACCACTTCGAGCTAGAACACAAGATCTCTCCCTTAAAAGTTAAAGAAACAGTGGACAAAACAAATTACCATCGATTACCTGGACTTGCAATTTTCTACTCTGAACTTGTTCATGGAATTCCACCAATCTTCAAGCATTACGTGGAGAATGTGCCCGCATTACACTCTGTCCTCGTGTTTGTTTCGGTTAAATCAATTCCAATAAGCAAAGTTCCGGTAGAAGAAAGGTTCCTTTTCCGGAAGGTGAAGCCTTGTGATCTCTACGTGTTTCGATGTGTGGTGAGATACGGATACAATGATGTGCGCAACGAGGAAGAGCCCTTCGAGAGATTATTGGTGGAAAGACTGAAAACTTTTATACGGGATGATTGTATCTTTTCGATTAATGCAGCAAAGAGTAACAGAGTATCATCAGAACAGAGCAATATGGAATTGGAAAATGATTGTGACATACAAGAGGATGCTATGGAGAGAGATATAGAAGTGGTGGATAGAGCTTATAGTCTTGGGGTTGTTCATTTTGTTGGGGAACAAGATGTGATTGCAAGCAATGGGTCTAATATTGCAAAGAGATTTGTGATTGATTGTGCTTTCAATTTCTTGAAGAGGAATTTGAGGCAAAGTAGCAAAGTTTTTGACATACCTCACAAACGTATGTTGAAAGTTGGAATGATATATGAGCTTTAG
- the LOC132610996 gene encoding nuclear transcription factor Y subunit B-5-like, producing the protein MVDNINSILGSMNSSEEGGIKEQDRLLPIANVGRLMKQILPQNAKISKEGKETMQECVSEFISFVTGEASDKCQKEKRKTLNGDDICWAMGSLGFDDYVVPLKRYLHRYRELEGEKVNQNKATVGQNIEERQNYEHRNFQGSFYGP; encoded by the coding sequence ATGGTTGATAACATCAACAGTATATTAGGTTCAATGAACTCAAGTGAAGAAGGAGGGATTAAGGAGCAAGATAGGTTATTGCCAATAGCTAATGTGGGCAGACTTATGAAGCAAATTCTTCCTCAAAACGCCAAGATTTCGAAAGAGGGAAAAGAAACAATGCAAGAATGTGTATCTGAGTTCATTAGCTTTGTAACTGGAGAAGCATCGGATAAGTGCCAAAAGGAGAAGCGCAAGACATTGAATGGAGATGATATTTGTTGGGCTATGGGAAGTTTAGGATTTGATGATTATGTTGTGCCTTTGAAGAGGTATTTGCATAGGTATAGAGAATTAGAAGGAGAAAAGGTTAATCAAAATAAGGCTACTGTTGGCCAGAACATAGAAGAAAGGCAGAACTATGAACATCGAAATTTCCAGGGAAGTTTTTATGGTCCTTAA